GACCCGCACCTGATCTCTTCCCACGGCCGGTTGGTTTTTGATGCTGTCCTGCTGGTTGAAGGGCAGGTCGAGGTGGCGGGGTTCAAGGTCAAAGCCCTCGAAAAACTGACCGCGGGCTTTGCGCCAACGCTCTACAGCTCGGACGACGCATTCTTCGACGGCGCCGAAGAGCTACGCATCACCCTAAAACGGTTGCACGATTGTGGCGCGCGGTGCGTAATCGGTGTTTCCAAAGGGCGGGAAGACCGAGAGACGCATCACCCGTTCGAAGACTATGTGCGGAACGCAGGACTCACATGGCATCGGACAACCTGGACGGAGCTGGTGTAACGCGGCGAGCTGCACCACCCATGTGGGCTATTACCCGCGCACCGTGATTTGATGCACCGCATCGCGCTTGAACTCGTCGCTGTAATTGCTTGTCCCCATGGTCGCCTCCTCGGCTCAAAGTTAGGGGGCAAAGCGTCTACAAATCTAGGGGCACCTCAGAACCCGGATGCCCACTGCAGTCGACGCCACGGACGGCTGAGCTGTCAAAACTATCGGTCGGCTATTATCGACGATGCACAGCGCACACGACCGAAGTGACACATCTAATCCAACATAATATTCCATTTTCTGTCTCCCTTATTCACAGCTATGCTGTGATCCTATCGGGAGCTCGACCTAAGTGCAGGGTCAGCCCAATTACGTATGCAATCCACCCTTATTGCTTGGGAGCACGTCGAGCCCTTGAGCAATTTGATGGTTACGCGCCCGAAGGGCATGTCCAAAACGAAACCAAGCAATTTGAAATCCAGACCTGCAAACTGCTATTTTGATGAGGGAGTTTCGGGGGGCAGGTCAGAAGGCATATCTTCCCACGTTTGGGTGGTCAGTGTAACAGCGAAATCAGATCAGATTGACAATAAAGAAGTAATCTCATGCCACATCCCGTTGATATTCGAGTAGGCAACAATATCCGCTGCTGCCGCAAGCAAATTGGAATGACACAGCAGGAGCTGGCCAACAGTGTTGGCGTGAAGTTTCAGCAAATCCACAAATACGAAACTGCCCACAATCGCGTCAGTGCATCAAAACTTTTTGAAATTGCCGCTGTGCTGCAAAAATCTACTGACTACTTCTTCGAAGGTTTGGGGAAAGGGCCAAGAAACGGTGACTCACCAATGGATGTGCCAGACCTGCTATCTGACAAGAAAGCCCTCGATCTTGTCACTCTATATTATGGCATTCCTGAATCCCAAAGACGAAAACTGATAGACTTGGCTAAGGAGTTGGCGGATTGATTCTAGTTTAATGTAACGCCCGCACATTGTTCCGGGGCATGTGACGCCAGAAAGGGCGAATTGTGGGCCATGTTAGTGTTCGGGCTTATTTGTAGGCGTTTCAGGCAACATCGCTGCAAAAGAAACAATATTGGCATAATGCGAGAAAGTTTTGCGTTGCCGTGGCTCTAAAACCTGAGGCTCTGAATGCGTTAGAGATATGTCTCCATGTAGTTTGAGTAGAATTTCTCGCATTTCAGGTTGTCCTCGGAATTCAGCCACACTGGCTAGGCAAAACAGGCTTTCTTGCAGCCACTTGTAGTCATTCATACCCTTCACCTCGGCGTTGACTAAGTGATCCGCTCCTGCGGAAAATTAAAGGATAGTTAACGCGCAGCGGTATTGGCGTTACAATCAGGACTGGGCCAGATCACGCGCTCTTTTGCGATCCAAAGGTGCTCCGGCATCCGTTTGACTCTAGCAGATGGGTTTCCAGCAAGCTCAAGCGCCTCGCGCTTGGTTTTAGCCAGAGCCCAACCTTCCCTGAATACGTCTGCATCCTGAGGTGTTGGGACTTCGATTTTCCAAACTTGTAACATGAGACGATTTACCAACATCATGTTAAACAAATGGTTAAAGCGTACCCAAAACTTTGCACCTTGAGTTGAGTTGCGTGCTATTGGGATGGCCAGTCTACCCAGCTTGAAGTCGATATTGTTGAATAACCAAGCGGCAAAGAAGGAGAAACCTACATACTTTACGAAAGCTCTCGGTGCTTTGCTGTCCCTTAATTCTTTAACGTCCGCGGGCAAAACGCTTCGCTTTTGACGACAGCGCTCGGTGTGTTAACTGCGAATTTGCCAAGTCCATCCAAGCATCCAGCATCAGTAAGGACAAAAATAGAAAGCGAATAAGAATGGCCAGCTCTAACCCCGTTTATACGCCATTTTGCATTACCGAAGTCGCTAAACTGTTGCTCGAAGATCCTGACGTCTGCGCTGCCAACAGGCAACGTGGAGCATTATTTGCTAGTCTGACATGGGGAGGCAGGAATACTCCGGAACTGGCGGCGCACTCTTTTATCGACATTGTTGAATATGGCCTAAACCAACAATTGAATGCCATAACCAGCTCTCAGTTGATGAAGAGAAAAAGTATTGGAATTGGTCTAGACTGGATATGTAGCTTGGAGGAAGATTGGGATCTTGTTTCAGTTCGCGATTTTATTAGCGAAAATCTAGCCTATCTTGATTGTGAGCTCAGTGAGGAGCTAAGTGAATATCGCTATATCTCTTCTATCCTGCGTTCATTTAACCAGCAGACTTATGCGGCTTTTCTTCTAAATTACTGGTTCAATTGCATGTTTAGGTGTAGCAGCCTTGTAGCGGGGCAGCTCACATTCGGAGTGGAGCATTTTGAACCTGTCACGGTTTGATGCCGCTCCCTTGATGACAATTACAGCAACAAAGGAGATGATCTATGGGAATGAAACTGACAGACGAATTCCGCCAAGATGAGTTGCGTGTCGCGCTGACGAGCGGGCCAGCGCGTAAGCAGGTGGCTTCTGATTTAGGGGTCGGGATGTCGAACTTAAACGAATGGATCACCACACATCGAGACACAGACGTGGTGTCTGTAATTCGCTAACCGTCTCTTCACCCTTCAGCGCTTCCAACGCCACCTTGGCTTTGAACTCTGGATGAGGTTGCTTTGCTTTTGAAATTCTTGATCTCCTTCGTGTTGAAGATCAGCTGACTACAAATTGCAGCTTACGTCAGTTTCCGAATTTGGGGGGTAGCCCACTATGACCAATTTAATAAATCATATGGCAGTTAATCCCCTGATGTTGTAAGTATGGAAATCCAAAGTTCAGTCTTACCAGAATGCAGACGCATTCGATGAAGGTTCGGCACTGGATGAAACCAAGTGCGAAGCGCTTGTTCTTGCCGGAAACCGCTCTGCTATTGTCAAACGGATGCCGTAGCATCTTTGTGTAGAAAAAGAATGGGTCATCTAGCCCAAACCCAATCGCAGTACGGAAAACTTCTTGTTTTAACTCTTTGTTAAGCGCTGCCGTGAAAGGTGGTGGAGACAACTTTAAGGCGATCGCAATGAATGACTACAAGTGGCTGTTAGACCACCTATTCTGCTTGGCCAGTTCGGCCGAATTTCGGGGACAACCCGAAGCGAGCGGTATTCTGCTAATGGTTCATCAAAATATAGTTTTGATGCAACGAGGTGTATTATATAGCGAAGCGGGTACGCGTGGCAGCAAGGTTGTTCCAATTGGATCAAATCAGCATGCCATAACAACAGATGAAGCTTGCTAAAGGCTGAAAATTACTTCTAACCCTGACACACTTTACAGATGGACAACAGTATCTCTGGGTAAGCTTCACATAGCAGTCGGGAGGAAAAGCTTGCGAAGTCAGTTGATCAGCGCATGCTGAATTCTAGATCCGTCGGACAACGCGTTTTGGGCCTGTGAGAGTTCGAATAGACGCTCACCGACTAGACATGTGTAACCTCTTACGGTTTCAATCCCTTTCCTTGTTTGATCGACCTCTAGCAGGAGGTCTCCTTCAAGAAGCATCTCCAAGACAGTCGAAATGTTCTTTAGCGCCATCGACATTTCCAGAATAGCGCTCTCTTTGTTTCCACTTGTCATTACAATATCTCCTCCAGGGTCTTATTGATGACAAGCATTCGCCCAATTGGTTAAGAGTCGATTAACGCATCGTTCACGCTTCTTAACTTCGGCTGAATCTCGCCTAGACTTCAATCACCACCGCCACCATTCCAGCCTCGCTGGCATGACACCCGCGGATTATGTTAATCAGTCTATCAAAGGCCAAAACCTGAACATAGCAGACCCAAAACAACGGACGCTCAGGGGCGCAGGCTATTTTCCCTGCAGGATCATCAAGAAGTTGACCGAGATTGTGTGTTGAGCGTCCATTTGATAGGTCTTAATCTTCAACACTTACTTTGCGTAATAACATCGCGGCTAAACTAACCCCAGCTACTGAAAGCTTGAAGCACACGGGATCGTCATGGCTCTGCTCAGAAAAAACATTTGGATCAAACGTTGGGTAGAGGAGCAACTGGAGCGTAAACAGATCGCCGAACCCAATTGTTTGATGACAAGTTTATATCGGAATTTCCCTGACCTTGAAACGATCGACAAAAACGGACGTCACCGGTTGGGGCAGCGAGTCGGCGTGCTTAAGCACGCAAAGAAGAAGGGTGTCGGCGCAGAGATCGGAGTTTTTACTGGCTTATTCTCCGAAAAAATCTCAGCTGTTACAGAGCCGGAGACTCTTTATTTGGTTGATCCGTGGCGGAAGTTACATGGAGATCATTTTCCAAACTGGGGGCAATATTCCTCTAACCTGAGACTGTCTACGACCGTAGCTAAATCAGCAGCAGATGCGCGTGCCGAAAGTTTCACGCACGACTGTCATGTCGTCGAAGAGTTTGGGGCGGAATGGTTGGCAGGTTTTTCAGAACCGTTTCTAGATTGGGCCTACTTGGATGCTCGACACCAGTTTGAGGCGGTATTAGCTGATCTTAGAGCCATAGACCAAAAATTGAAGCCGAGCGGCGTTATTATGGGAGATGACTGCTGGGTTCGACCAGATCGTAAAGTTTCCGATGTTTTTCGTGCGCTTCAATCATTTGTTGGCGCATCGAACTACCAGATCATTCACTTGAGCAATTTTGGACAATGGGCTATCACACGATCGGCGTGCCTACGCCAATGAGTTAAGATACTGTTGGGAGGCAATCTTGCAAAAAACAACGTTTGAAGTGACCCAAGAAGGCGACGTGCTGATTAAGCTCAACGGCAAATTTGACAGCGAATTCGCACATGAAGTTTTCAATGAACTCGTCCCATTCATAGGTGCAGCTCTAGAAGCAAGAGTTGCAATTTCTACATCGGATAAAGGTCTTCCGCTCAATCGATTGAGAGCAGCGATGGCCATCGAAGCAAAAGCAGATGTTTTCCTATATCTTGCACGAACACAACTCTTGGGTGTGGAAGACGTTTTAGATGGAACTCATACCGCTGGGGAGTTTGGCTTTCCAGAGTTTAATGATTTTGCCGAAGCCTGGGTCGCGGATTGATGCACGAACTGGCTCTACATTTGGGTGCTCACAGAACAGCCACAACTTCACTTCAAACTTACTTAAGCAAAAATAAGGAAGCGCTCACGAGGGCCGGTATTGATTTCTTGATACCACCACAAACTCGTGAGCGTTCACTCGATCCGTCAATTTTAGGCGAAAATAAACGGCTGATAAGCGAAGAAAACATTCTAGGGACGATGGAGAATTGCGTCTGGCAGGCATCCTTGTATCCGGACGTTGAGCGAAACCTACTCAGGTATGAGAGCTGGCTCAACGATGTCTCGATCGTCTTTTTTTCTATCCGAAACTTGCCAAGTTGGTGGGATTCCGCACTTTTTTTCCACTTGAAGAAAGGTCTGGAGTTACCAGACGAAGACCATCTTCAAGCTATCGCAGATAACGGGCGCAGTTGGGACAATGTCGTCGACGACATTCGGAGCGTCATTCCGTCGGCGAAGCTCGTGGTGCGAGAATTCGGCTGGAAGACCGACAATCCGAAACAACAGCTACTTCGTTTAACAAACTGGCCCGGATTCACTGACACAAAGTTGGATCGGCGCATAGTTAATGCTCGTGTTCCCGCAAATGAACTTACCGCATTACTTGCAAAGAGGGGGGAATTTAACACGCTTTCGCGTCTTTCCCGGCGGGCAGGGCTTAATCTGTTTAGTGCCGCGCAAAAAAAGACTCTTGAAGATCGATATAATTCAGATCTGCAAAAGCTCGCGAGACGCTCTGATATCACGTTCTGGCATGAGAAAAATTCGGACATTAGAGTCAGTGATACGACCTCAACATGCAGGGAGGGCAGCGTGCGCGGGGCACCGGAGATACCTTCAAAAACTATCGTGCTCCACATTGGCAAAACCGGCGGAACTTTCCTGAAGTCTGCATTTGACGTTGAACGCCATAGTTCTGATTATGTAAAGTTTGGCAAGCACGGAGATACGCTGATTACAACACTTGAAAACCATGGACCGCAACGCAAGTTAGGTTTTCTTTTCAGAAACCCCGCAGATCGATTTGTGTCAGGATTTTTGTCACGCTTGAGACAGGGTCGCCCTAGATATGACGTCAACTGGACGACAGCAGAAGCGGTAGCTTTCTCATTTTTTGAAGATCCAAA
This DNA window, taken from Aliiroseovarius sp. F47248L, encodes the following:
- a CDS encoding helix-turn-helix transcriptional regulator; this translates as MPHPVDIRVGNNIRCCRKQIGMTQQELANSVGVKFQQIHKYETAHNRVSASKLFEIAAVLQKSTDYFFEGLGKGPRNGDSPMDVPDLLSDKKALDLVTLYYGIPESQRRKLIDLAKELAD
- a CDS encoding class I SAM-dependent methyltransferase is translated as MALLRKNIWIKRWVEEQLERKQIAEPNCLMTSLYRNFPDLETIDKNGRHRLGQRVGVLKHAKKKGVGAEIGVFTGLFSEKISAVTEPETLYLVDPWRKLHGDHFPNWGQYSSNLRLSTTVAKSAADARAESFTHDCHVVEEFGAEWLAGFSEPFLDWAYLDARHQFEAVLADLRAIDQKLKPSGVIMGDDCWVRPDRKVSDVFRALQSFVGASNYQIIHLSNFGQWAITRSACLRQ